The window ACGTCCTTTACAGGGACCGGGAAGTGGCTAAGAACCTGGAGCCGCTTATCACCGAACACAAACTGGGTATGCGCCATTACGGCGAAATGGAACCGCTGGTTACGCCGGAAGCTTATCGCAAATATTCCCTGCCGGAAATGCGGCGTTATTTCCTCAGCACCCCCACGGAAGACGAGATGATGCGCAAGACCCACACCAGCGACGAAGACCTGCACGTGCGCCGGGTTGTGGAGAGGTTCAACAATTCCTATATGGGCGAGGCCAGGATTTTCTCCTCTGGCAAGAACCTTGGGGTGTTCATTACCGCCATGGAGCTGAAAGACACCATAGACGCTTTCGAGCTTTACCAGTACGCCGAAAAACCGCTTTCGGCCATTATGATACACATGCGCTGGCCCACAAGCATTGTGTCTTCCGGCATCTGGTGGGGCGCGCATCCCATAAGTTTCCTTAATTCGGCTATTATCCACAATGGCGACTTGTCTTCCGCCCCGTCCAACGCCATCGGCCTTCAGGCCGGCGACGTGAAAAGGTGCGTTGGCACCGACTCGGAGGCCATCCTGCTGGAGGTGGATGACCTGGTGGGCAAGAACCTGGATTACCAGAAAATAGAATGGGTGATGTGCCAGAAGTTCCCCCAGGAGCTTTCCACCCTAACGGCGGATGAGCGGGCGGAATACATGAAACTGGTGTCCGACCCCATCCTGGCCCGATACAAAATGAGCGGCCCCTCTTCTTTTGTGGCCCTCGTTGGCGACAAGGTTATCGCCGGGCGGGACCGGGACGGTTTACGCCAGCTTTGGATGGGCCGTTCATCCGACGGGAAAACGGCCATCTGGGGTTCCGAGGAGAAGGTGATTTATCACAGCGCCTGGATCGCGCAGAAGGATTTCAAATCGGTCAACTGCGAGCCGGGACGGCTGGTGGCATACGAGATAAAGAACGACGGTTCCATTGATGGAGTGTTCGGTGAAACTCTCTGAAAGAAAAATAGTATATGAACGGCCGCTGAAAGTCGGCATCGGCCGGATGGGCGGGCCGTACAAGGTTACGGTGGATCCGGACAAGTGCGTGTGGTGTTACACCTGTATGGGCGAGTGCACCCACAACCTCACAGACAAGAACCGCAAGACAGGTGTGTTCGAAGGGGTAAACGTATATCTTGACGCCAAAGGCAGAAGACTGCCCGAAAGCGCCTCGGCGCAGGCGGCAAGCGTCGTACAGCATTTGCGCGTGCAGGATGAGGACTGTTGCAACTGCAAACGGTGCGTTGCCATGTGTCCCACCGACGCCATAACCGTGGACAACAACCCGAACTTCCAGGTGATAGGCACACCGGCCCACGGAGCGCAGGTCATCTTCCAGAACCTGTACAGGTCTTTCGGCCAGCGTATGACCAGCTCCATGATGGACTACAACCAGCCGCCGGACTACGAGGATTTCCACATAGACGCCTCCATAATCCTCAACCCCCAGCGTGACAACGTAAACGAGTTCGCGGGCCAGCTGTCGCATTGCTATCTGGGAAAGAACCCGGAGCGGCGCCTGCGGGTGAACACGCCCGTTCTGGACTCGCACATGAGCTACGGCTCCAACAGCCACGAGGCCATGTTGTCGCGTATTCTGGCCTCGGTGGAGTTGGGCCGGCCGTTTTTCGCCGGCGAGGGGTATCTTCATCCGGATTTCGCCCCGGCCTTCAAACATTGCATCCTGCAGTTCGGCACCGGCGGGTTTGGCCCCTGGGTGGATTTAAGCCAGTTCCGGGGCATATCCATGAAGTACGGGCAGGACGCCAAAAAAGGCAAAGGCGGAAAACTTCCCGCCCCGAAGAACGACTGGGAGATAGCGTTAATTCGCTGTATAGAGCCATACAAAGATGTGAATTCGCCGAACCCACAGCATCTCCAGTATTCCATCGAGGAGCTTAGGATGCGCATCGCCAGCCTGCGGGCGGCGCTGGGGCCCAACAAGCTGGTTGGCGCTGACATTTACGGCACCATCTGGAACGTGAACCACATCGTGGTGGCCCTTGCCCGGGCCGGATTCGATTATATAACCCTCCGGGGTGGCGGTGGCGGCACTGGCGCGGCGTCTATAACCGATTTGCAGAACCGTGGCATGAACACCCTTTATATCGGCAAGATCGCCCATGACGCGCTGGTGGCCGAAGGGTTGCGCGAGAAAGTCTCCCTCATAGGCGAGGGGGGCATTATGAACCCGAAAATGGCCATGCTGGCGCTGATGGTGGGCTACGATTTCGTGGGCACTGGAACCCGGCATCTTATCCCGCTGGGTTGCACCATGTGCAGACGGTGCCATACGGGCCAGTGCGCCTGGGGCATCACAGCCAGGGCTTACGGGCACAGGATAGACCCGGAAGACGGCGCCCGGCGGATAGTGAACATGATGAGCTCTTGGAAACGGGGCATGGAAGGGCTGGCGGCGGGTCTTGGTTTCACCACCCATGAAGACGTGGTGGGTTCCAGGAAATTCCGGTATCACGGCTCCAACCCCTTGCTGTTTGAGACTTTCGGCAAACAGCCGTTCTGACGGGTTTTACATAGCATCAACTGCTCGAACAGGAGAAGAAGGCCTTGGAGGAACTGGTTTTAAACAACGGCGTGGATGAAAACAGCGTGGCCGCCATGGTGGCCGGGCGGAACGCCGTCATCATAGACTGCGGCGTGATGGACATGAACGGCGAGAAGCTCAACGGCCTGATGAAAGCCGCCAGGGCCGCCGGTGTGACAGACTTCACGCTGAACAACGTTTGCGGCCAGACGCTCATAGGCACTGGAGTGTCCGGCCCGGCCAAAATTTCCGTTTACGGAATAATGGGCAACCATTCCGCGGCGTTCATAGACAAAATCCAGCTGAACACTTACCCAACCAAGTTCCCGAACAATGTCTGGTGTCCGGGGGACGCCCAGGTGGCCATCGGCAACACCTCCAATCCCACGGAGCTTAACATCGGCGGCTCTGTGGACGACCTTTTCGCCTCTTATTGCCCGTCTGGCCTGTTCCGGGTGGCGGGGCAGGGGGGCAACCGGTGCGGTTTGCGAGCCGGGGCCGGCATCCCCCACGTGTGGCGCGAGATTGACTATTCAAGCTACGAGGGGCTTTCCAAGGAGGAAACCAAAGAGACTCTACTGCTAACCTATCAGAGCCGCAAAGCCAGGATCATGGCCCACGGGTGGGAGTCGTTCCAGCAGGAATACAAGCAGATCGTGGAGAACCGCAACCCACCGGTGATAGTCATAGGCAGAAGGGTGCGGGACTATTTCATGGAATACGCGCAGGGTACCATTGGCGTTATCCTGAACGTATATGACATACCAAAACCGGCCGGTTATTACATCTGCTCGGGGATGACGGCGGGACACGCCTATATCCGAGGCGGCATAGAGAAAGAGCAGTTGGGGGCCAGAGTTAAATTCGGAAAGCCTGGCGATCCGGATTACGAGTTTCTAACCGGGCAGATAAACAGTTTCTTCGAAACGTTCAAGGACAGGATGAGTGACACCTATATGGAAAAACTCAATGGGTTTATTGACAGGTTCCGGAAGGATCCTTCAACCATCCTTGGCGAGTTCAAGAAGATAATTCCGGAGACCGGCGCTGGCCATTAAAAATGGCTGAAATCGCCGTCGTCAAAGTGTGGCGCGGCGGCGCCTTCGCTGGCCTGTACGGTACCCTGACCTGGTTTTGAGAAGCTGGTTCCGCCTCCCTTGGCTATCAGCTGTTTAAGGATATGCTCGCCGTATTTCCGGTCGTCTTTCTGGATGTGGTTGTTCAGCCAGTTCCGCACGAAACCTAACAGCTTCAACACCGAAGGATTGCGGCCTTCTATGAAATCCTTATACAGCTTGCTCACGTTGTTGAGCAGTTCAGTATGGATTTTCTTGTGGGCGGGGAAATCCGGGTAACCATATTTTGTCATTAGCTCCTCTTCCTGGGAGAGGTGCGTTTTGGCGTAATCCAGCAGGCCGTCCAAAGTTTTTCCGATAACGTCCCGGTCATGTCCCGCCTGTTCGGAATCGTAAAGGGTGTTAAGGATTACGATCAGCTTTTTATGTTGTTCATCCATCTCCGGCACACCGGTGCCGAACACAGCCGGATCCCACTTTATCCTTTGGCCGTGATAATCGCCATGGTCGGCCGCATGGGCGGCGGCCGGGGTAAATACAGCCGATGACGGCCTGGGCGCTGATTTGCCGGTTTGTTTCAGGATGTATTCGCCGTATTTTTTGTCTTCTTTCTGGATGTGGTTGTTCAGCCAGTTGCGGACGAATCCAAGCAGTTTCAATACCGATGGATTGTGCCCTTCCACGAAATCCGTGTAAAGCTTGGTCACGTTGTGCAGAAGGTCGGTATGGATTTTCTTGTGGTTGGGGAAATCCGGGAAGTTGAATTTCTTCATCAACTCCTCTTCCTCGGAAAGGTGCGTTTGGGCGTATTCCACCAAACCGTCCAGGGTTTTGTTGATCACGCGCTTGTCATGCCCTTCCTGCTCGGCGTCGAACAGCCCGTTGAGGATATTGATGAGCTTCTTGTGTTGCTCGTCCATTTCCGGTATGCCGGTTCCGTAAACCGCCGGATCCCATTTGATCCGCTTTCCGTTATCTCCAGCGGAAAATGAGCGGACTGGCGCCATGGACTGCGCGGTGAACGACGCCGAAGATGGCGGCAAAGCCTTCACTGAGCCGGTGAAATCTTTCAGCTTGAACCGGGACAGCATCTCTCTTAGCCGTTCCGAATTGCCGGACAGGTCTATAGCCGCCGCCGCGGTCTGTTCGGCGATGGCCGCGGTCCGCTGGGTCACTTTGTCTATCTCGGCCAGGCCTTTATTGACCTCGTCTATGCCTACCGCCTGTTTGTTGGACGATTCTGCGATTTCCCTCACCAAGCCTGTAACCTTGGTGACCTCCGCCACGATAGACTCCAGAGCCAGGGCGGTCTTGTCGGCTATCTCGGCTCCGTTCCTGGCTTTTATCACAGAACCTTCTATAAGCTCCGCCGTCTCCCGCGCCGCCTGGGCGCTCCTGGCGGCAAGGTTTCGCACCTCTTCGGCCACCACGGCGAAACCCTTTCCGTGCTTACCGGCCCGGGCCGCCTCCACCGCCGCGTTGAGCGCCAGGAGGTTCGTCTGGAAAGCAATCTCGTCTATGACCTTGATGATCTTGAAGATGTTCTGGCTGGAATCGTTGATCTCCGCCATGGCCCCTACCATCTCTTTCATCTTGGTGTTGCCCTCTTCGGCGGCGTGCCGGGAATGTTCCGATAACCGGTTGGCCTGACCGGCGTTTTCCGCGTTCTGTCTGGTTTGGGCGGCTATATGCTCTATGGAACTCTTAATCTGCACCAGCGCCGAAGCCTGCTGGGTGGAACCATTGGAGAGCGCCTGGCTGGATTCGGACACTTGGCTGGAGCCGGAGGCTAAATGGTTTCCAGCGGAGTTTATTTGGAAAATAAGATAGTTCAGATCTTCCACGGTTTTGCGAAGGGCGCCCATGATGACATCCCGTTCATCCTTGGGGGAGGCTTCCATGGTAAGGTCGCCTTCTGAAAGAAGCTGGAGCGCCCCCACCACCTCATATTGGAGGTTGTCCGCAAAATCGTCCATGGCTCTGGCCATCTGCCCGATTTCGTCGGTGCGTCCCAAATCAAGCCTCTCTTCCAGATGCCCTTTGCCCATCTCCTGGATCATGTGGATCACCCTCTCCATGGGCTTGGTAATGGCCCTGGTGACTATTACCGTGGGGATAATGCCCACCATCAAAGCCATAAGGATGAGGATGGAAGAGGCGGTGTTGGCTTCTAAAAACAGGGTTTCAGCCCGGCCCCGCAGTTGGGAGCTTCCCGCCGCCGTCAGACGCCGTATTTCATCTATGTTGGAGATCATCCGGGCGGATTCTTTTTCCACCTGGGCGGAGTGGGTCACAAGCCTGGCCAGTTCGGCCTTGTAATTATCCAGCTTGCCTCCCAGCGGGCCGCCCGCTTTGCCGGAAACGCCTATGAGGCTTTCCATGCTGTCGGACAGGTTGTTTATGTTTTTCGCCGTGGGACTGAAATGGAACACCGCCTTGCTGTATTCCACTTTGCGGAGCCTTTCGCGCAGTAGCGGGTCTGAAACCATCCGGAACATTTCATCCGCCATGGAGTCTGTCCTGGCGTAGGCGTTCTGGGCGGGTTGATAGGCCGACATCAGGTTGTTGAAGCTTTTTTCGTAGCTTTGGACTGCGCCTCTGATCTTTTCTAACAGCGCCAGGTCTTCTTCTTCCGCGTGGGAGTTCTGGCTGATGGTTTTATAGTCGTCCTCATACTCGGAAATAAGGCTCTTTATGGCGGACGACTGCTTGTCACCGAAAGCCGGGTTGTTCCCGCCGTAAAGCAGGAAATCGCTTTGGGCCACGTTGAGCTTGTTGACCATGGCGTTGAGGTCGAGAAATTGCAGGTCCAGCTGGGAAACGTTGGTTAGCCTGCTTATGTAAGTGTAGCCGGTTATTCCAAGAATAAGGGCCAACAGCACCAGACTGCCGTGGCTGTTATAAAGTTTAAGACTAATGCTGGTGCGCTTGGCCGCCGCGCCGAAAGACACCACCAGCGGCGCCACGATAAGCACCGTTACAGCGATGATGACAACCCAGAACACCGCGGAGAACGACGAGGTGTCCTCGCTAATCTCCTGAGTATCGCCGCCTTTGTGGTTTTCAAGCCAGTTGGTGGAGAGGATTTTGGCGCTTTCCGCGTCAACTATGGACGAGACCCGGGCCTGATCCCCAGCTCTGGACGAAACGGCCTCTTCCGCCGCCAATACCGCCGATGGCGTGTACGCAGTAAAGAAAACGACAAGAAAAAACGAAATGAGCAGTCTTTGCATGAATGCCCCCGGAAACAAAAGACTGATTTTGAACGAAGATTGGATTGACACAATTTACTCTAACGGCAATGGAAAAGCAACGGATAAAGTTTTAGGGTGGTGTCTCAGTTTGAATCTCAAATAATAGGCAGATCCTTCACTTCGCTGGCGCTTCGTTCAGGATGACAATGTTATCAACGGCTTTTATATTGTCATTCTGAGCGTAAGTGAAGAATCTCCCCTGTACTTTCAAACTGACACACTACCAGTTTTAGAAGTCCATCTGGGCACGAAGGGCCACTATTGTAATGTCCCTGTCTTGAGCGGTTGGCAGGTTGGAATGCAACTGAACGTCCGGGGTTATGGCTATCATCGGGTTAAGCCTGGCGTTGTAGTAAATTTCCAATGCGGTCTGGCCATCGGAATTGGCTGAATTATCAATGTTATCGTTTAAGCCAAGCCTGGCGTAGCCTATGCCTATCAAATCATCCCACCGGCCCCACAACCCGCCGGAGAATGTAAGCCCGCCGGAAGCCATGGACGCCACACGGTTCTCTTTTATAGTGTCGTCCGTAGTGGCGTAACGCAGGAAGAAGCCCATATGGTCGGTCACGAACTGGTCGAAACTCAAACCCATCACCCGGTTGGACCTGGTTTCAGCGCCACCCAGGTCATGGTACTCCCGCCCGTCGCTCACATAATAGAACCTGTAATTCCCCTCCAGCCCGCCCATGCTGGGCCTGAACGAAAGCTGGGCCACCAAATATGGGTTCCTTTCCAGATGGTCGAACCCGGAATGGGCATAAATGGCCTGAAACTCCGCCCAAGGCGCTGGGGTTAATATAATCCTCAAAGCCGGGGAAAACAAAGGCTCCAGCGATTTGCCCACTATGCCTGAAGCCCTGTTAAAAGCGCCTGAAACAAAAGCTGTTTTCTCGCTCCCGGCCAATATGTTCTCGTCGAAAAGGGAGCTTACATCCATCTTCCCGGCGCTTATGATGAACCTCTTTTCCAGAAAAAGCCCTTCCAGATAAGCGTGGGAGATAATTATCCCTTCATCTTTATCTCCAGCCAGCCGCTCGGCGCCATAATTCACCGGTATATCGGTGGCCAACGCCGGATCCAACCCTCTACCAGACCATGCTTTGGCCCCGATGATGAGGTAATAAATATCATTCTGGCTATATACTATTTCCATATCCAGAACGGCGCTGGCGTTGGTTTGTCCATCGCCCCGGGCGGTTTTGGAGGAGCCCTGCAATATGCCTGTGAGCCCGCCTGTGAACTCTGGCCCCCGGGAGTATTTTTCCTCGGAAAATACCAGTGGCGTGGTGGTTTCACCTTCCAAAAGTTCCCCTTCGGCGCCAGCGGGAGGTTCAGATTCCGGATTAACCATGGGCTCCGGGGATGTTTCCGCGGTGGGGGATGGCGCTTCACCCTGTATGGTCAATTCTTCAATTAATTTCTCAAGGTTGCGCCGGTGTTCTTTCTCCTGTTCAAGCTCCTCGGTAATCCGTTCAAGCTGTTCTTCTATGGCTTTGATTTTACTGTTGGAATCCGCAACTGAGGGGGACGGGAAAAGGGCCGCGCCGAAGGCCATGAAAAGTATAGGAAAAGCCGATTTTCCCACTACAACCTTATGCTCAAAAAACTTCATGGTTTACCGGACATATCAAAAATCATATCGTGATCGCTAAGTATATCCGAGAATTGATATAAAGTCGCGGAGCTATCCGATAAAAAATGTTTGGTGTCGCCCGCCTGTATGTGAAAACGGCGCTGGTTTTTTTCGGCGCGGGCCTTTTCCTGGGGGGCTGGATTTTGGCCCAACAGGTTTTGGGTTTTGCCGTGGCCTCCGCCGGGACGCTGATGTCGGCCCATACCCATCTTACGCTGGTGGGGTTCATGACCATTCTCATCATGGGTGTGGCTTACTGGATGTTTCCGCGCCCCGCCAGGGAGGACATGCGGTACAGCCCCAAAATGGCGGAGATAAACTATTGGCTCATCACCTTGGGCACGGCCATAAGGGCTATGGGGGAGGTGGGCATGGCTTTCTCGCCCAATACTGGCCTTTGGGCGCCGGTTACGGTGGGCGCGGCAATGCAAATAGTAGCGGGCTTCATTTTTATATGGAACATCTGGAGCAGGATACGCTCCATTGGAAGCGCCCAGCGGGAAGCGAAAGGGGAGAAGTTTTAAATTGAGCGGATGCGGGAATAGAAAAAGGATTGAGACGGACGAGAACGGCGAGGAGGAACGGAAGGGGACTTTTGCGCCTTTCATATCCGCCGGGGTCATACCGGTGGCAGAGCTGAAAACCCTTGTAGCGCAAATGGAAGCCGAAGGGGCGGACAATATAAAGCTCACCGGCGAGATCATCTTCGTATGGGGCGATGGAAAAGTTCCCGAAGATATAGAAGGGCGTTCCGGCCGGAAGGCTAACACCTTTAAGGCTGGCGGCGTGCGGCCTGTAAAAATGTGCTCGGCGGAGACATTCTGCCGCCGGTTCAAAAAACCGGTGTTGGGCCTGGCCATGCGGATAGACGAACTGTACCGTGGAGTTGAACTGCCAATGAAACTGGCCATAGGCGTGGCCGGGTGCCAGCGGTCTTGCAGTGAGCCCGCCACCAAAGACATAGGTGTTATAGCCAATCCCAGGGGGTACGAAATACTGGCGGGAGGCGCCGCCGGGTTTAAACCCGGGATCGCCACGCGGCTGGCGGTGGTTTTAACCGAGGAGGACGTTATAAAAACCGTAGGCCGCATCATAGGATACTTCTCAAAAAACGCCATCAAAGGGCACAGGCTTGGCGCGGTGATAGAGAAAAACGGTTGGGAACCTTTTAAAGCCCATGCGCTGGAAGGGGTGAAGGTTTTGGAAGAGGACAATCCGGGGGAATAAACGCGCAAATCATCGGCGGGGAGCCGATAAGGCTTTTCCCCAGCCCGGCGTTATGGGTGGATACGGGGCCATCGTACCGTTCCAGCCCCATTATCTCCAGCGTCGCCTCCCACAGCTCGAAATGACTCTGGCTGAACACCGGGAAAAGGCCCATCTGCCCGCATCGGGCCACAACCGCTCTTGCCTCCATAGGGGCGAAGGTTTCATAGCAATTGGGCGAACGCTCGCCGGACAAAAACATTTCCAGCTCCCGGTTAAACCATAAGGCCGCGCCGTGAGCCGGTGGGATACCCATTTTCTTTTTCATTTGTGCCGTCCTTTATTCGAAACGCCGCCGTTTGCAAACATCGGTCTCCCGCGGCCTGCAAGCCGCGCCAATGAAGAAGGTAGCCCAGTTAAATTACAAAATCACTATAACCTGATAAAGAAGTTAAACTTGGCAAACCTGAAGGACTTGAAAAACCTGATAAACCTGAAAAACGCCGCTTGTGTTGTGAAACGGCTTTATGCGACGCGCGCCCGTTGCCGGTTTTCGCCGCTTCACCGAGGTCGCTGACCTCGGTTCTTGTTGCTTCGCCGAGGTCGCTGACCTCGGTTCTTAAATAATCCGTGGCCGGGCGGCCACGGGGAAGCTTTACGTTGATTATTTCCCGGGTTGAGGCTACACTTTTAACCATTCTTTCGGGAACTTTTGAATCAGGAGAAGCGCGATGTCCGAGAACGTTGAAACATATACCGATGACAATTTCAGCGAAAAGGTTGTTAAATCCGAAAAACTGACCCTTGTGGATTTTTGGGCCGAATGGTGCGCCCCGTGCCGCATGATCGCCCCCGTGGTGGAAGAGCTTGCCAAGCAGTACCATGGCAAGGTGAACGTGGGCAAGGTGAACGTGGATGAGAACAACAAGATCGCCACTCAATACGGCATCCGCTCCATACCCACCCTGCTGTTCTTCAAGAACGGGCAAATTCTAAAACAGGTGGTCGGCGTGCGGAGCAAAGCGGAGCTGGACGAGATAATCTCGCAGAACGCGTAACCGGTTTTTCAGCGAAACACTAAGCGGGCGCTTTAACCGGCGCCCGTTTTTTTTTGGATTATTCCCGGTTCAGGTACTTTACGCTTATCTCTTCCGGGTCCAGCCCCAGGGCCTTGGCGTATGCCTTTAAAAACCCTTTCATGAAAACCGGGGCCGGGAAACTTTTGCTGTCTTCCCTCTCTATGGCTTCCAGGTAAGATTTCTTTACCTTGGTTTGCGAGGATATCTCATCCAGCGACGCGCCTTTGGCCAGGCGTATGTTCTTAAGATGGGCCCCGGTTACAGGCCCCGTGTTAAGCGCCGGGGGTGGGGTGCCCGGCACATGGACATGGCTCTTATCCTGATTCTGACGCGCCGCCTGTGGCATGGAAGCCCCCGCCCCATGGAAAGATTCCAACAGCCTTTTACGGCGTTGTTCCGCGCCGGTGGAGGGCGCTTTTGTATCGGCGGTAACGGTTTGTTTCAAAGCCGCGTCATATTCAGCGCGAAGGGCCGGGTTAATGAGCGTTTCAAACGCCAGCTGGACCCGTTTTATCATCCATTGGCGTTCCGCTTCGGAGATGGCGCCGTAAGCCGCCCTGGAGTTTTCGCTGTAAACCGACGCCAGATAAAGATAGGCCCGTTCCACCTCCTCCTGGGAGGCGCGGGGCTGAATGTTCAGCAGTTCGTAATAGTCCAGCTCTGCTATCTTTTTGCGTTTCATGAACTGATAAGGTTCAACTGGTTGCTTTTAGCCCGTTCCGGCGCAAGCTTTAACAGTTCTTTCAAAATCAGGCTGAAATGGGCCGCCGTCTCGCTTTTTCCATACTCCACCAGGAATGGCGTGTTCCTGCGGAACGAGTGGGGGACACGCTCGTCGAACGGTATGATGCCCGCATAATCCATATGGATGCCGTAGAACTTGTTTACGATCTCGCAGATGGAGGGGCCCAGGTACCTGTCGTGCCGGTCCCGGGCCTGGTTCACCACCAGTTTAAACTCCATCTCGTAAAGGGCCTTGGCCACTTTTTCGGCCACCTGGCTGTCGGTTTTTTCTATCTTTTCCAGTATGGATTCCAGCCGGGCTATCAGGTTGCCTTCGCCCATGTCGCCGAAACCTTCGTCCAGATATTCCTCGAACAGCGGCCTGTCCACGATGTTTTTAAGCTTTCGATGGATAGAGGCCCGGATAAACCTGTACGCCGTTTCCACCGCCGTGGGTTCGGGGGTTATCAACATCACCTGAATATGACCCTCCAGGAAAAAATCCGCCGCCTGGAAGTTTGTGCCGGGGCCGATGTCCAGAAACAGATGTTCGCAGGGAATGGACCGAAGACGTTTTACCAGTTTGGTTTTGACCGCGGAGTTTGGATTGGCCGCGTTGATGGCGTCCTTTGCGCCGGGGATAAGCCTTAGGTTGTTGAAGGGAGTGGGGACTATAACATCCGAAAGGTCCGCCACGCGGCCTTGCAGGAAATCCGACAGGGTTTTGGATGGATGTTTCATGCCCAGGGCGGTATGGGCGTTGGCGCATCCCAGGTTGCCATCGAACAAGATGACATCTTTCCCATCTCTGGCCAAAAGTATGGCCAGGTTCGTCGCAAGCAGGGTTCTTCCGGAGCCGCCTTTGCCGCCCCCGAAGGACCAAATTACTTTTTCCTGTTCGCTGGAAATATCCACCGCCCCCCCCTTTAAGGAGAAATGGATTAGAGTTGCCATGCTGATGAAGCACGGAGTGGGACTAAGACTCAAAAATAAAATGAAATGATACATCAATATAGCGGATATTCCAAAATATTTTATAAAAATTGCGGGGACCGGGGTCATGCGACTCCGGGGATGCTTGCGGTTTGGGTGGGCGGCTTTGGGGGTGCTAACTGGACAAGGGGGCTGGTGACCCCGGGGATGCTTAACAGGGAATGAGGCTTTAAACTGGCCGGGTAATGCTTGATTTGGGCTTACCCTTTGGAATACCATTACGTGTTTTCGCCAAGCGCGAACCTAGCAGTAACGAAATCTAAAAAGAGAGCAAGGTTTTGAAGATGGTTGACCATATCAAGGGTAAGAGGATCGAACCGGCCAGGATTAAAAAAGGGATGGCCGTTGACGAGCTTATAGACGGTTTCTTTAACGCCTACAACGCCGCCAGGCTGGCGGAGGCCTGCCGCCTGCTGGAAAAGAAGATACTTTCCAATGACACCACGCTGGGCATCTCCCTCACCGGCGCGCTTACCCCGGCGGGGCTGGGCTCTTCCTGCCTTGTTTCATGGATAGAAAACGGCTGGATTGACTATATCTCCACCACAGGGGCCAACCTTTATCACGACCTGCATTTCGGGCTAAACCTGCCGCTCCACAAGTCCACCCCCTTTGTGGACGATACGGAGCTGAGAAAACACGGCATCATCCGGATTTACGACATCGTTTTCGATTTCGAGGTGCTGGCCCGGTCGGATAAATATGTTTTCCATCTTCTGGAGCAGGCGGAGTTCAAACACAGAATGGGCACCGCCGAGCTTCACAACCTGATGGGCAAATATGTGGACGCCACCGAGAAAGAAACCGGCTCCCAAGGCTCCACCGTATTAGGCGCCGCTTACCGGAACGCCGTGCCGGTGTTCTGCCCGTCTCCTGGCGATTCCACCATCGGCCTTAACGCCGCCGCGCTAACGTTGACCGAGCCGGGGCATGAGATAGACCCCATCCGCGATGTCACCGAAAGCACCGCCATAGCGCTCCACGCCAAGCGGAGCGGTAAAAGCGCCGTGCTGATATTGGGCGGTGGAAGCCCGAAAAATTTCCTGTTACAAACCATTCCACAACTGGACGAGATAATGGAGATCCACGTGGAAGGGCACGACTATTTCATCCAGATAACCGACGCCCGGCCAGACACCGGCGGCCTTTCCGGCGCCACCCCGCACGAGGCGGTGAGCTGGGGCAAGGTAAACCCGGTTATGATCCCCGACACC of the Nitrospinota bacterium genome contains:
- a CDS encoding 4Fe-4S binding protein, whose translation is MKLSERKIVYERPLKVGIGRMGGPYKVTVDPDKCVWCYTCMGECTHNLTDKNRKTGVFEGVNVYLDAKGRRLPESASAQAASVVQHLRVQDEDCCNCKRCVAMCPTDAITVDNNPNFQVIGTPAHGAQVIFQNLYRSFGQRMTSSMMDYNQPPDYEDFHIDASIILNPQRDNVNEFAGQLSHCYLGKNPERRLRVNTPVLDSHMSYGSNSHEAMLSRILASVELGRPFFAGEGYLHPDFAPAFKHCILQFGTGGFGPWVDLSQFRGISMKYGQDAKKGKGGKLPAPKNDWEIALIRCIEPYKDVNSPNPQHLQYSIEELRMRIASLRAALGPNKLVGADIYGTIWNVNHIVVALARAGFDYITLRGGGGGTGAASITDLQNRGMNTLYIGKIAHDALVAEGLREKVSLIGEGGIMNPKMAMLALMVGYDFVGTGTRHLIPLGCTMCRRCHTGQCAWGITARAYGHRIDPEDGARRIVNMMSSWKRGMEGLAAGLGFTTHEDVVGSRKFRYHGSNPLLFETFGKQPF
- a CDS encoding bacteriohemerythrin, which gives rise to MQRLLISFFLVVFFTAYTPSAVLAAEEAVSSRAGDQARVSSIVDAESAKILSTNWLENHKGGDTQEISEDTSSFSAVFWVVIIAVTVLIVAPLVVSFGAAAKRTSISLKLYNSHGSLVLLALILGITGYTYISRLTNVSQLDLQFLDLNAMVNKLNVAQSDFLLYGGNNPAFGDKQSSAIKSLISEYEDDYKTISQNSHAEEEDLALLEKIRGAVQSYEKSFNNLMSAYQPAQNAYARTDSMADEMFRMVSDPLLRERLRKVEYSKAVFHFSPTAKNINNLSDSMESLIGVSGKAGGPLGGKLDNYKAELARLVTHSAQVEKESARMISNIDEIRRLTAAGSSQLRGRAETLFLEANTASSILILMALMVGIIPTVIVTRAITKPMERVIHMIQEMGKGHLEERLDLGRTDEIGQMARAMDDFADNLQYEVVGALQLLSEGDLTMEASPKDERDVIMGALRKTVEDLNYLIFQINSAGNHLASGSSQVSESSQALSNGSTQQASALVQIKSSIEHIAAQTRQNAENAGQANRLSEHSRHAAEEGNTKMKEMVGAMAEINDSSQNIFKIIKVIDEIAFQTNLLALNAAVEAARAGKHGKGFAVVAEEVRNLAARSAQAARETAELIEGSVIKARNGAEIADKTALALESIVAEVTKVTGLVREIAESSNKQAVGIDEVNKGLAEIDKVTQRTAAIAEQTAAAAIDLSGNSERLREMLSRFKLKDFTGSVKALPPSSASFTAQSMAPVRSFSAGDNGKRIKWDPAVYGTGIPEMDEQHKKLINILNGLFDAEQEGHDKRVINKTLDGLVEYAQTHLSEEEELMKKFNFPDFPNHKKIHTDLLHNVTKLYTDFVEGHNPSVLKLLGFVRNWLNNHIQKEDKKYGEYILKQTGKSAPRPSSAVFTPAAAHAADHGDYHGQRIKWDPAVFGTGVPEMDEQHKKLIVILNTLYDSEQAGHDRDVIGKTLDGLLDYAKTHLSQEEELMTKYGYPDFPAHKKIHTELLNNVSKLYKDFIEGRNPSVLKLLGFVRNWLNNHIQKDDRKYGEHILKQLIAKGGGTSFSKPGQGTVQASEGAAAPHFDDGDFSHF
- a CDS encoding carbohydrate porin, translating into MKFFEHKVVVGKSAFPILFMAFGAALFPSPSVADSNSKIKAIEEQLERITEELEQEKEHRRNLEKLIEELTIQGEAPSPTAETSPEPMVNPESEPPAGAEGELLEGETTTPLVFSEEKYSRGPEFTGGLTGILQGSSKTARGDGQTNASAVLDMEIVYSQNDIYYLIIGAKAWSGRGLDPALATDIPVNYGAERLAGDKDEGIIISHAYLEGLFLEKRFIISAGKMDVSSLFDENILAGSEKTAFVSGAFNRASGIVGKSLEPLFSPALRIILTPAPWAEFQAIYAHSGFDHLERNPYLVAQLSFRPSMGGLEGNYRFYYVSDGREYHDLGGAETRSNRVMGLSFDQFVTDHMGFFLRYATTDDTIKENRVASMASGGLTFSGGLWGRWDDLIGIGYARLGLNDNIDNSANSDGQTALEIYYNARLNPMIAITPDVQLHSNLPTAQDRDITIVALRAQMDF
- a CDS encoding cbb3-type cytochrome c oxidase subunit I; the protein is MFGVARLYVKTALVFFGAGLFLGGWILAQQVLGFAVASAGTLMSAHTHLTLVGFMTILIMGVAYWMFPRPAREDMRYSPKMAEINYWLITLGTAIRAMGEVGMAFSPNTGLWAPVTVGAAMQIVAGFIFIWNIWSRIRSIGSAQREAKGEKF